In Halobacterium noricense, the genomic stretch GCGATGCCCTCGACGTCGGGCTTCGGGGAGAGGAAGTGCTCGACCTCGCTGATGCCGGATTCGCCGGGGACGAGGCTGCGGGCGTGAGGAATCTCCTCCATCACGCGCTCGATGATGTTGTGGTCGTCTGCTTCGACCATCACGTAGCTGGTGAGCGCGTCCGGTGCCAGCACCGCGTGAATCTCGTCGGCTTCGCGGTTGGCAATCATACTGGCGACGGTCTGCTCCTGGCTCGCGGTGGTCTTGACGGCGTACACGCCCATCTTATATCACCGACGTGACTGCTTCCATCACCAGGAAGATGACGAAGCCGAGCAGGCCGACCAGCAGGATGCCGGCACCGGCGATTTTCGAAATCTGGGAGAACTCCTCCCACGACGGCGTGCTCGCCAGCCGGAGCACGCGCGTATACGCGGAAAGCTCTAGGGGAACGTCCATACACGTGTAGAGTCGGCGGGCGCTCTTTTATCTATTGATGCCGCGCGAGGGGCGGCCCGCTCGTTTATCGGTGCGGGCGACGTACATCCACTGGTATGCCAGAAGAAATCCTCTTCGAGTCCGAGAGCGACCGTAGTCGCGAGGAAATCGCCACGTACCTCCGCACCGTCGCGGACAATCTCGAATCCGGCGGCGCAATCACGTTGAAAGCGAGCGGCGACGAGGTCACCCTCGACCCGCCGAGTCGCCCGACGTTCGAGGTCAAAGCCGAACGCGAGGGACCGGCCGACGGCCCGAAAGAACTGAGCGTCGAGTTCGAATTCGAGTGGCCCGAGGACGGCGAGGCAGCCGGCGAGAGCGGCGAACTCGAAATCGAGTAGTCGTAGCGGTGCGGGATGGCTGTACGGAGCGGGAGCATCAGCGCGCGTAGCGCGCTGTTCGCTGCGCGAACGGAGTGAGCGCAGGACGTTTTTAGCGTAGCTTTTTGCGAGGAGCGGTGCGCGAGCGAAGCGAGCGCACCCGACGAAGTAAAAAGGTCCTTCTACTCGACGTAGTCGATGTCGTCGATTTCGCTGTCGCCGCCGTCGGGCTCGGGTTCGGGCTCGGGCTCGGGGGCGTCGTTGCGGCCGTAAATCTGCGGGGAGGCGACGCCGGTGACGACGACCATGGTGCGCATTTCGCCGTCGAGGTCTTCGTCGATGCTGGTCCCCCAGATGATGCGGGCGTCGGGGTCGATGCGGTCGTAGAGCTGCTCGACGACGCCTTCGGCCTCTTCGATGCTCATGTCCGGTCCACCAGTCACGTTGACGAGCGCGGAGTTCGCAGAGGAGATGTCGACGTCGAGCAGTGGGGAGCGTAGCGCGCTCTTGACGGAGTCCGCAGCCTTCGCGTCGGAGTCGGCTTCACCGAGGCCGATCATGGCGACGCCGCCCTTCTCCATGACGGTGCGAACGTCGGCGAAGTCGAGGTTGACGAGGCCGGGCTTGGTGATGAGTTCCGTGATGCCCTTCACGGAGCGCATGAGGACTTCGTCCGATACTTTGAACGCTTCCCGGACGGGGAGCTTGCCGACGGAGTCCAGGAGGCGGTCGTTGGGGACGACGATGACGGTGTCGGCAACGTCGCGGAGGCGTTCGAGGCCGGCTTCGGCGTTCGTGCGGCGGACCTCGCCCTCGGCGGTGAACGGCGTAGTGACGATGGCGATGGTGAGCGCGCCGGCTTCGCGGGCGGCCTTCGCGACGACGGGCGCGGAGCCAGTACCGGTGCCGCCGCCGAGACCGGCGGTGACGAACACCATGTCCGAGCCCTCGATGGAGTCCCGAATTTCGTCCTGAGATTCGAGAGCGGCTTCCTCGCCGACCTGCGGGAGCGAGCCGGCACCTCGGCCCTGGGTCTTCTGTTGGCCCATGAGAATCTTGGTGTCGGCCTCGATTTCGACGAGGTGCTGGACGTCGGTGTTGGCGGCGACCAGCGATGCGCCGTGGATGCCCTCCTCGAACATTCGGTCGATAGTGTTCGAGCCCGCCCCGCCACAGCCCACGACCGTGATGCTCGTCTGGAGCTCTTGGAGGACGTCCTCGAGTTCGTCGTCAGTCATCTCGCCGGTGGGGACGCTGGCAGTCGACCCCTCCGATGGGACGTCACCTGCCTCCGAAGCCGAGTCCTCCTCGGCTTCGTCGATGGCGTCCTGCACAATCGAATCCATGTTGCGTAACGGGTAGCGTGTGAGGCTTAATTACCTTTCCCCTCCGCGTCGGACGGGCGTCGCACGCGCTCACGCGTCCGCTCGCGGAATCCGACCGAAACGGTGGTCGTCTCGGTGCGGGTGACGTCTGCAGGTCGGATTTCCGCGTCGTCGACGGCCACGGGTTCACCGGCGGCGAGTGTCCCGAACTTCG encodes the following:
- a CDS encoding amphi-Trp domain-containing protein: MPEEILFESESDRSREEIATYLRTVADNLESGGAITLKASGDEVTLDPPSRPTFEVKAEREGPADGPKELSVEFEFEWPEDGEAAGESGELEIE
- a CDS encoding protein translocase SEC61 complex subunit gamma; its protein translation is MDVPLELSAYTRVLRLASTPSWEEFSQISKIAGAGILLVGLLGFVIFLVMEAVTSVI
- a CDS encoding transcription elongation factor Spt5, yielding MGVYAVKTTASQEQTVASMIANREADEIHAVLAPDALTSYVMVEADDHNIIERVMEEIPHARSLVPGESGISEVEHFLSPKPDVEGIAEGDIVELIAGPFKGEKAQVQRIDESKDQVTVELYEATVPIPVTVRGDQIRVLDSEER
- the ftsZ gene encoding cell division protein FtsZ, which encodes MDSIVQDAIDEAEEDSASEAGDVPSEGSTASVPTGEMTDDELEDVLQELQTSITVVGCGGAGSNTIDRMFEEGIHGASLVAANTDVQHLVEIEADTKILMGQQKTQGRGAGSLPQVGEEAALESQDEIRDSIEGSDMVFVTAGLGGGTGTGSAPVVAKAAREAGALTIAIVTTPFTAEGEVRRTNAEAGLERLRDVADTVIVVPNDRLLDSVGKLPVREAFKVSDEVLMRSVKGITELITKPGLVNLDFADVRTVMEKGGVAMIGLGEADSDAKAADSVKSALRSPLLDVDISSANSALVNVTGGPDMSIEEAEGVVEQLYDRIDPDARIIWGTSIDEDLDGEMRTMVVVTGVASPQIYGRNDAPEPEPEPEPDGGDSEIDDIDYVE